One genomic segment of Sphingorhabdus sp. M41 includes these proteins:
- a CDS encoding TIGR04063 family PEP-CTERM/XrtA system glycosyltransferase has product MTRILHILDHSLPLHSGYCFRTRAIMKAQIANGLTVAGVTGVRQNQHDYCADQPQEEFDGLQFFRTLGQVQGPSPIREWREVAVLAERIEQVIRDWQPDILHAHSPALNGLAALRVAGKTGMPLVYEIRAFWEDAAVGNGTGKANSPRYWLTRQLENHVVNGADAVAVICEGLRSDLIGRGVNPEKITVSPNGVDLDLFGEPPARDESLLAELGLAGKSVLGFIGSFYDYEGLDDLVAALPVLRASHADVHLLLVGGGPMEEALKTQVERLGMGSAVTFAGRVPHEDVERFYGLMDIMVYPRKAMRLTDLVTPLKPLEAMAQGRPVAASDVGGHRELIEDGVTGTLFAAGNPEKIAEKLAHLLDNRGRWNQTIETARKFVEADRNWSSNILRYTPVYQRLIARTSFERAA; this is encoded by the coding sequence ATGACGCGGATATTGCACATTCTAGATCACAGCCTGCCGCTGCACAGCGGTTATTGCTTTCGCACGCGCGCGATCATGAAGGCGCAAATTGCCAACGGGCTGACCGTGGCCGGTGTAACCGGTGTTCGACAAAACCAGCACGACTATTGTGCGGATCAGCCGCAGGAAGAATTTGACGGCCTGCAATTTTTCCGCACCTTGGGCCAGGTTCAGGGACCATCCCCGATACGCGAATGGCGCGAAGTTGCTGTTCTGGCGGAGCGAATCGAACAGGTCATCCGCGATTGGCAGCCGGATATCTTGCACGCCCATTCGCCTGCGCTCAACGGGCTGGCCGCATTGCGTGTCGCCGGGAAGACGGGTATGCCGCTGGTCTATGAAATTCGGGCCTTCTGGGAAGATGCGGCAGTCGGCAATGGCACCGGCAAGGCAAACAGTCCGCGCTACTGGTTGACGCGGCAGCTGGAAAATCATGTCGTTAACGGCGCCGATGCAGTCGCGGTGATCTGCGAAGGCTTGCGGTCCGATTTGATCGGACGCGGCGTGAATCCTGAAAAAATAACTGTCTCTCCCAATGGTGTCGATCTCGACCTTTTCGGGGAGCCCCCGGCGCGTGACGAGTCGCTGCTCGCCGAACTGGGTTTGGCCGGGAAATCGGTATTGGGATTCATCGGCAGCTTTTATGATTATGAAGGGCTCGACGATCTGGTCGCAGCTCTGCCGGTTCTTCGGGCTTCCCATGCGGACGTGCACCTGCTGCTCGTCGGCGGCGGTCCGATGGAAGAGGCGCTGAAGACACAGGTCGAGCGATTGGGCATGGGATCGGCAGTAACTTTTGCCGGCCGTGTTCCCCATGAAGATGTTGAGCGTTTCTATGGTCTGATGGATATCATGGTCTATCCGCGCAAGGCTATGCGGCTTACCGATCTGGTGACACCGCTGAAGCCTCTGGAAGCGATGGCGCAAGGTCGTCCTGTCGCTGCGTCCGACGTGGGAGGTCATCGGGAGTTGATTGAGGATGGTGTCACCGGCACTTTATTCGCTGCCGGTAATCCCGAAAAAATCGCAGAAAAGCTCGCCCATCTGCTCGATAATCGCGGGCGTTGGAACCAAACTATTGAAACAGCACGGAAATTTGTTGAGGCGGATCGTAACTGGTCGTCAAACATTTTGCGTTACACTCCTGTTTACCAAAGGTTGATTGCGCGAACGTCCTTCGAGCGCGCGGCGTGA
- a CDS encoding putative O-glycosylation ligase, exosortase A system-associated produces MRDLAFVGYLLALLFLAFKRPFLFTLIYAYVDIVAPQRLSYFMLNSVPLSLIVFALALLGYMFADNKQDSRFSVRQAMMILLLAYCGYTTVQAEVPDAALEKWDWVWKALVFAIFLPLTLRTKLRLEALALFMVLCAGTLIITGGIKTLASGGGYGVLVLLVDNNSGLYEGSIISTVAICIIPLILWLAHHGTIFPPDWRVKLFAYALIFSALLIPIGTQARTGMVCIAVLAVLQLRFARFRLIYAGLAVTLGLLSVPFLPQSFTDRMATIENYEADQSASTRLAVWRWTLDYVKEHPFGGGFDVYRINKLTYELSEVDVTQYEQWGIDPDDVDARLVEDESRAFHSSYFEMLGEQGYPGLILWLIIHVGGLWRMELLRRKYARSKKQSEQWVAPLAIALQHGHMIFLVGALFVGIAYQPFVYMLVALQIGLDTYMARRSAEARRQPIGKQSTGIAKPKNLSEPRRPFTN; encoded by the coding sequence ATGCGTGACCTCGCCTTTGTCGGATATTTGCTGGCGCTGCTGTTCCTCGCCTTCAAGCGACCGTTTCTGTTTACCCTGATATATGCCTATGTCGACATCGTGGCGCCACAGCGGTTGAGCTATTTCATGCTGAACTCGGTACCGCTTTCGCTGATCGTCTTCGCTCTCGCCTTGCTCGGTTACATGTTCGCGGACAATAAGCAGGACAGCCGCTTTTCCGTCCGGCAGGCAATGATGATCCTGTTGCTGGCTTATTGCGGATATACAACAGTCCAGGCGGAAGTGCCGGACGCAGCGCTGGAAAAATGGGACTGGGTGTGGAAAGCCTTGGTTTTCGCGATTTTCCTGCCGCTGACCCTTAGGACCAAATTACGGCTGGAAGCACTGGCTCTATTCATGGTGCTATGCGCCGGTACATTGATCATTACCGGCGGGATCAAGACATTGGCCTCTGGCGGCGGCTATGGCGTGCTGGTGCTGCTGGTCGACAATAATAGCGGTTTGTACGAAGGCTCGATCATCTCGACGGTTGCCATCTGCATCATCCCGCTGATCCTCTGGCTCGCCCACCACGGGACGATTTTCCCTCCCGACTGGCGGGTGAAGCTATTCGCCTATGCCCTGATCTTCTCCGCCCTGCTCATCCCGATAGGCACACAGGCCCGAACCGGCATGGTATGCATCGCGGTCCTGGCAGTACTGCAATTGCGATTCGCTCGTTTCCGATTGATTTACGCCGGACTTGCGGTGACTCTGGGACTCCTGTCAGTTCCCTTTCTACCGCAAAGTTTCACCGACCGGATGGCGACAATCGAAAATTACGAAGCCGACCAGTCGGCATCGACTCGGCTCGCAGTTTGGCGATGGACGCTGGATTATGTGAAAGAGCACCCTTTTGGGGGCGGCTTTGACGTCTATCGGATCAACAAGCTGACCTATGAATTGTCTGAAGTCGACGTCACTCAATATGAGCAATGGGGCATCGACCCGGACGATGTCGACGCCCGGCTTGTCGAGGATGAATCCCGTGCTTTTCACAGCAGCTATTTCGAAATGCTAGGCGAGCAGGGCTATCCTGGTCTTATACTCTGGCTGATCATCCATGTCGGCGGCCTGTGGCGAATGGAACTGCTGCGACGAAAATATGCCAGATCGAAAAAGCAAAGCGAGCAATGGGTGGCTCCTCTGGCCATAGCCTTGCAGCACGGCCACATGATCTTTCTCGTCGGGGCCTTGTTCGTCGGGATCGCATACCAGCCATTTGTCTATATGCTTGTCGCGCTGCAGATCGGTCTCGACACATATATGGCGCGGCGGTCGGCAGAAGCCCGGCGGCAGCCGATCGGCAAACAATCTACCGGCATAGCAAAACCAAAGAATTTGTCCGAACCCCGCCGACCTTTTACAAATTGA
- the dgcA gene encoding N-acetyl-D-Glu racemase DgcA yields MTLAVTVTVERWPVAGSFIISRGAKSHVDVVLCEISDGTYSGTAEATPIYYEGESAEKCAEEITRFANSQPNLDRATLLQNMPRGAARNALDCALWDLECRKNNRELWQVSSLPKPRPLITAFTISLGQPDVMEAQARQAAASGHRLLKLKLSGKDDHQRVAAVHRGAPGARLIVDANESWNDLDIAAEASQLAQYSVELIEQPVSAGRDHLLSGVKSPVPLCADESCHTSADVERIAPFYDAVNIKLDKAGGLTEAMAMAHAAQATGMKIMVGCMLSTSLGIRPAFALAQLAQWVDLDGPLLLAKDRADAFRFESGRISPG; encoded by the coding sequence ATGACTCTCGCTGTTACTGTCACCGTCGAACGATGGCCCGTCGCTGGCTCCTTCATCATCAGCCGGGGAGCGAAGAGCCATGTCGACGTTGTCCTGTGTGAAATATCGGATGGCACCTACAGCGGCACGGCAGAGGCGACTCCCATCTATTATGAGGGAGAGAGCGCAGAAAAATGTGCAGAAGAGATCACGCGATTTGCAAACAGTCAGCCGAATCTGGATCGCGCTACGCTGCTCCAGAACATGCCTCGTGGTGCGGCGCGAAATGCTCTCGATTGCGCGCTCTGGGATCTGGAATGCCGGAAAAACAATAGAGAATTGTGGCAAGTGTCCAGTTTGCCCAAACCCCGCCCCCTGATCACGGCCTTCACCATATCGCTCGGCCAACCGGACGTGATGGAAGCACAGGCTCGTCAGGCAGCAGCCAGTGGGCACAGGCTGCTAAAATTGAAATTGTCAGGCAAGGACGATCATCAAAGGGTGGCCGCCGTCCACCGCGGTGCGCCCGGTGCCCGCCTGATCGTCGATGCCAACGAAAGCTGGAACGATCTCGACATTGCAGCCGAAGCCTCGCAGTTGGCACAATATTCCGTCGAACTGATCGAGCAACCAGTCAGCGCCGGACGGGATCATCTGCTCAGCGGGGTGAAATCACCGGTGCCGCTTTGCGCTGACGAAAGCTGCCACACCAGCGCCGATGTCGAACGAATTGCACCTTTTTACGATGCGGTGAATATCAAACTCGACAAGGCCGGCGGATTGACCGAGGCGATGGCGATGGCCCATGCTGCGCAAGCCACAGGCATGAAAATCATGGTCGGCTGCATGCTCTCGACTTCACTGGGCATAAGGCCAGCGTTCGCGCTCGCACAGCTTGCCCAATGGGTCGATCTTGACGGCCCCCTGCTGCTCGCCAAAGACAGGGCTGATGCCTTCCGATTTGAATCCGGCAGAATTAGCCCCGGCTAA
- a CDS encoding putative quinol monooxygenase: protein MSAVGVVATLTVAEGKNADFEAAFSELMAAVRANEPGNEFYSVFQSKDNPQQYKVLERYVDQAALDAHGKSEHFRASGPKLAPCMAAAPAIEYLDGI from the coding sequence ATGAGCGCAGTAGGCGTCGTCGCAACATTAACCGTGGCCGAAGGCAAGAATGCCGACTTTGAGGCCGCTTTTTCCGAGCTGATGGCTGCAGTTCGTGCAAACGAACCGGGTAATGAATTCTACTCGGTATTCCAGAGCAAGGACAATCCGCAGCAATATAAGGTCCTTGAGCGTTACGTCGATCAGGCGGCTCTGGATGCGCATGGTAAATCGGAACATTTCCGCGCCAGTGGTCCTAAGCTTGCACCCTGTATGGCAGCGGCTCCGGCGATAGAATATTTGGACGGAATTTAG
- a CDS encoding acetyl-CoA C-acyltransferase, producing MRDAVIVSTARTPIGRAYKGAFNTTTGATLGHYSAKAAVERAGIDPATIDDVVWGSALQQGSQAGNLARQVALRAGFPIEVPGMTIDRQCSSGLMAIATASKQVTIDRMDVVVGGGQDSISTVQTPEMRVQPDRELMKMHDDIYMPMLQTAEVVGKRYGISRDACDEYAYQSQMRTAAAQEAGHFDAEIIEVTTTMGVQDKETKEISHVEVTINKDEGNRPSTTLEGLQGLKPVLGPGNIITAGNASQLSDGSSASVVMEAKAAEKAGHNPLGRYVGMAVAGTKPDEMGIGPVFAIPKLLERFDLKMDDIGLWELNEAFAVQVLYCQQKLGIPDELLNVNGGSISIGHPYGMTGARCTGHALIEGKRRGAKYAVVTMCIGGGQGAAGLFEIF from the coding sequence ATGCGTGACGCAGTCATCGTTTCCACCGCTCGCACCCCCATTGGGCGCGCCTATAAGGGTGCTTTCAACACAACCACCGGTGCCACTCTCGGTCATTATTCCGCAAAAGCAGCTGTCGAAAGAGCCGGTATCGATCCTGCGACGATTGACGATGTCGTCTGGGGCAGTGCCTTGCAGCAGGGTTCGCAAGCCGGAAATCTGGCTCGCCAGGTTGCTTTGCGCGCGGGCTTTCCGATCGAAGTGCCCGGCATGACAATCGACCGGCAATGTTCCTCCGGCTTGATGGCGATCGCAACTGCCTCCAAGCAAGTAACAATCGATCGCATGGATGTGGTTGTCGGCGGCGGACAGGATTCAATCTCGACCGTCCAGACACCCGAAATGCGTGTGCAGCCAGACCGCGAACTGATGAAGATGCATGACGATATCTACATGCCGATGCTGCAGACCGCTGAAGTGGTTGGCAAACGCTATGGTATCAGCCGCGATGCTTGCGACGAATATGCCTATCAGTCGCAAATGCGCACTGCAGCAGCCCAGGAAGCTGGCCATTTCGACGCTGAAATTATCGAAGTGACCACCACCATGGGTGTGCAGGACAAGGAAACCAAGGAGATCTCGCATGTCGAGGTCACGATCAACAAGGATGAAGGCAACCGTCCTTCGACGACACTAGAAGGCCTTCAAGGTCTGAAGCCGGTACTCGGCCCAGGAAATATTATCACTGCGGGTAACGCATCACAGCTTTCCGACGGTTCTTCTGCCAGCGTAGTCATGGAAGCAAAAGCAGCCGAGAAAGCCGGACACAACCCGCTGGGCCGCTATGTTGGCATGGCTGTCGCCGGTACCAAGCCTGATGAAATGGGTATTGGTCCCGTATTTGCGATACCCAAATTGCTTGAACGCTTTGACCTGAAAATGGACGATATCGGCCTGTGGGAACTCAACGAAGCTTTTGCCGTGCAGGTGCTCTATTGCCAGCAGAAACTGGGCATTCCTGACGAGCTTCTCAACGTCAACGGCGGCTCGATCTCGATCGGCCACCCTTATGGTATGACCGGGGCACGCTGCACCGGCCACGCCCTGATCGAGGGCAAGCGTCGCGGCGCAAAATATGCCGTGGTTACCATGTGCATCGGCGGCGGGCAGGGCGCAGCCGGACTGTTCGAAATTTTCTAG
- a CDS encoding mechanosensitive ion channel family protein: MTKTTESPLVPTMPDLGATIQRLTVDGSRWLTDHYVELIVAVLIGAAIFFLLGAIKRLGARYVRNNHGLTGYRTIIGTAIARTSKFFMLMVSAELVVSFASAPSSFDRVVHVLFTISAVLQVAIWLREIILGLIVRKTSQDPDQHETLENAMTLIRLLVTFVLFAIAAIMILDNLGVDVTGLIAGLGVGGIAIGLAAQGIFSDLFAALSIIFDKPFRRGETITYDNTIGTIEKIGLKSTRLRATTGEEIIISNTNLLDKEIVNMTRLARRRTRFGIGVIYQTKPSEARRIPDLLKKIVEENDAVFVRSGFVGFGDSSINFELDFDIMSSDYEVVYAGRHTIGLAILQAFNEQGLEFAYPTQTTFTAAPDGEMILPYPEGGYGVPVNEG, from the coding sequence ATGACGAAAACAACAGAGTCCCCCCTTGTGCCCACCATGCCGGATCTCGGCGCGACCATCCAGCGTTTGACCGTGGACGGCTCCCGCTGGCTGACCGATCATTATGTAGAACTTATTGTGGCAGTCCTCATTGGTGCCGCCATATTTTTTCTGCTCGGCGCGATCAAGCGTCTCGGCGCACGCTATGTGCGCAACAATCACGGGCTAACCGGATATCGAACGATCATCGGCACGGCCATTGCGCGTACCAGCAAGTTTTTCATGTTGATGGTATCGGCCGAACTCGTCGTGAGCTTTGCCAGTGCGCCATCCAGCTTCGACCGTGTGGTGCATGTTCTGTTCACGATATCTGCGGTTCTGCAGGTTGCGATCTGGCTCCGCGAGATCATTCTGGGATTGATCGTCCGCAAGACATCGCAAGATCCGGACCAGCACGAAACGCTGGAAAACGCGATGACCTTGATCCGCCTGCTGGTCACGTTCGTGCTGTTTGCCATTGCTGCAATCATGATTCTCGACAATCTGGGGGTTGATGTGACCGGTCTGATTGCGGGCCTCGGTGTTGGTGGTATCGCCATTGGTCTTGCCGCTCAGGGGATCTTTTCCGATCTGTTTGCAGCCCTGTCGATTATTTTCGACAAGCCGTTTCGACGCGGCGAAACCATCACTTATGACAACACCATAGGGACGATCGAAAAAATCGGCCTTAAAAGCACGCGGCTAAGGGCAACTACCGGCGAAGAAATCATTATTTCCAACACCAATTTGCTGGACAAGGAAATCGTCAACATGACCCGTCTGGCGAGGCGGCGGACCCGCTTTGGTATTGGTGTTATTTATCAGACGAAGCCAAGTGAGGCGCGCCGGATTCCGGATCTTCTCAAAAAGATTGTCGAAGAAAATGACGCGGTGTTCGTTCGTTCGGGCTTCGTCGGTTTTGGTGATAGCTCGATCAATTTCGAACTCGATTTCGATATCATGAGCAGCGACTATGAAGTGGTCTATGCCGGACGCCATACAATTGGACTGGCAATATTGCAGGCATTCAATGAACAAGGTCTGGAATTTGCCTATCCGACGCAAACCACTTTCACTGCTGCGCCGGATGGCGAGATGATTCTGCCTTATCCCGAGGGCGGTTACGGCGTGCCGGTGAATGAGGGCTAG
- a CDS encoding TlyA family RNA methyltransferase produces MTQSEPKVVKQRIDQILADRGLADSRAKAQAYIMAGLVTVAGKKIDKPGHKIASDAAIELKGKDHPWVSRGGIKLDHALRHFDVDVTAMIAMDVGSSTGGFTDVLLTGGAEKVYAVDSGTNQLAWKLRQDERVVVHEQTSARILTDQHVPEKVDIIVCDASFISLVKVLERPLEFAKERATLIALVKPQFEAERSDVGKGGVVRDEAVRHAACEKVRDWLIASGWDIMGITESPITGPKGNVEFLIGARKG; encoded by the coding sequence ATGACCCAGTCCGAGCCCAAAGTCGTGAAACAACGCATTGACCAGATATTGGCGGATCGCGGTCTCGCCGACAGCCGGGCCAAGGCGCAAGCCTATATCATGGCTGGGCTGGTGACCGTGGCCGGCAAGAAAATCGACAAGCCGGGGCACAAGATAGCGAGCGATGCAGCGATTGAGCTCAAGGGGAAAGATCATCCTTGGGTTTCCAGGGGCGGCATCAAGCTCGATCATGCGCTGCGCCATTTTGATGTTGATGTCACCGCTATGATCGCCATGGATGTAGGCAGCAGTACCGGCGGCTTTACCGATGTCCTGCTGACTGGCGGTGCGGAGAAGGTTTACGCCGTGGATAGCGGCACCAATCAGCTTGCCTGGAAATTGCGGCAGGATGAGCGGGTGGTGGTGCACGAGCAAACCAGCGCGCGGATTCTCACCGATCAGCACGTGCCGGAGAAAGTCGACATCATCGTTTGCGATGCCAGTTTCATTTCACTGGTCAAAGTGCTGGAACGGCCACTCGAATTTGCCAAAGAAAGAGCGACCCTGATTGCGCTCGTCAAACCGCAATTCGAGGCCGAGCGCAGCGACGTGGGCAAGGGAGGGGTTGTGCGGGACGAAGCCGTTCGACATGCCGCTTGTGAAAAAGTGAGAGACTGGCTGATCGCATCCGGTTGGGATATCATGGGAATTACCGAAAGCCCGATCACCGGCCCGAAGGGCAATGTCGAGTTTCTGATCGGGGCGCGAAAAGGGTGA
- a CDS encoding DUF2721 domain-containing protein, with translation MNGFSQIAGTDIVIVLQTALAPAFLLVGIGAMLNLFAGRLARIIDRSRDLQELFKSTTGRDHELVVAELGDLQLRIRIVNRAIFLSVVSAITACALIGMLFIMELTGVDLSLAIGCAFVVAISLLSLALIQFLREVRIGIRDFMIREEYLETSERIK, from the coding sequence GTGAACGGATTTTCCCAGATCGCCGGTACCGATATCGTTATCGTGCTGCAAACCGCCCTGGCTCCGGCGTTTCTTCTCGTTGGCATTGGGGCCATGCTGAACCTTTTCGCCGGACGTCTCGCGCGGATTATCGACCGTTCGCGCGACCTGCAGGAATTGTTCAAGTCCACCACCGGCAGGGACCATGAGCTTGTGGTTGCGGAACTGGGGGATCTGCAGTTGCGCATCCGGATCGTCAATCGTGCCATATTTCTGAGCGTTGTGAGCGCAATCACTGCCTGCGCGCTGATCGGCATGCTTTTCATCATGGAGCTAACCGGAGTCGACCTCTCTCTCGCTATCGGGTGCGCCTTCGTCGTTGCAATCAGCCTGCTTTCGCTCGCTCTCATCCAATTCTTACGGGAGGTGCGGATTGGGATTCGTGACTTCATGATCCGCGAAGAATATCTGGAAACATCCGAGCGAATAAAATGA
- a CDS encoding precorrin-2 dehydrogenase/sirohydrochlorin ferrochelatase family protein, with product MNQLPIFVNLQGRKILLLGRGEMADAKKRLYERAGAEITDDENADGLTLAVVALENDDEAIAAVARLKARGLLVNAVDRSALCDYTTPAIIDRDPVLLAIGTGGASAGLAKALRQRLEQLLPASLGTLATALLNARERIQQTWPDGAARRKAIDAVLDPGGPLDVLADHELEDLEAWLDQPHGQSRSQVIDLELSSADPDDLTLRQARWLGQADQIFTSDDVPAAVLDRVRADAQRFTLTLWDERPTTGLTLRIRMKP from the coding sequence ATGAACCAATTGCCTATTTTCGTTAATTTGCAGGGTCGCAAGATTCTTCTCCTAGGACGTGGCGAAATGGCCGACGCCAAAAAGCGACTCTATGAGCGTGCCGGAGCGGAAATCACCGATGATGAAAATGCCGACGGGCTGACGCTGGCTGTGGTTGCGCTGGAAAATGACGATGAGGCGATTGCGGCGGTAGCGCGCCTGAAAGCCAGGGGCCTGCTGGTCAACGCCGTCGACCGGTCTGCGCTGTGCGACTATACCACTCCTGCGATAATTGACCGTGACCCGGTGCTGCTTGCGATAGGCACAGGTGGAGCTTCGGCAGGATTGGCCAAGGCGCTGCGGCAGCGGCTGGAGCAATTGCTGCCCGCCAGTCTGGGGACGCTGGCAACCGCCTTGCTGAATGCGCGGGAGCGGATTCAGCAGACGTGGCCGGACGGTGCTGCGCGACGCAAGGCCATTGATGCAGTGCTCGACCCCGGTGGCCCGCTCGACGTGCTGGCCGATCATGAATTGGAAGATTTGGAGGCATGGCTGGACCAGCCGCATGGGCAGTCCCGTTCGCAAGTCATCGATCTCGAGCTGTCGAGCGCGGACCCAGATGACCTGACCCTTCGCCAGGCACGCTGGCTGGGGCAGGCGGACCAGATTTTTACGAGTGACGATGTGCCGGCAGCGGTGCTGGATCGTGTGCGTGCCGATGCGCAGCGTTTCACCCTGACATTGTGGGACGAGCGTCCGACAACCGGATTGACCTTGCGGATACGGATGAAGCCGTGA
- the lysA gene encoding diaminopimelate decarboxylase has product MDHFQLKNGILHAEDIPLPQIAKEVGTPVYVYSRATLERHARVFREGLKDAGKIHLAFAVKANPNLAVLRILANQGYGADVVSGGELQRALAAGMKAEDIVFSGVGKSREELTLGLDKGIGQFNLESEEEGVMLAEIAAARGEKASATLRVNPDVDAGTHAKISTGKKENKFGVGIDVAPAIYARLSKLKGLNLRGVAVHIGSQLQSLDPLEKCYARMGELVAQLRSAGHVITNVDLGGGLGVPYKPEDNPPSPAEYGAMVARVTRDWDVTLMFEPGRVIAGNSGVMITKVIRIKPGVNSDFVIVDAAMNDLMRPAIYDAWHDFEAVEPNGETMVASIVGPICESSDIFAKERVVDRVETDDLGIFRTAGAYGATMANTYNSRPLVPEVLVDGDRYAVVAERIEPATIMAAEHVPDWLK; this is encoded by the coding sequence TTGGACCATTTCCAGCTCAAAAATGGTATATTGCACGCGGAAGATATTCCGTTGCCACAAATCGCGAAGGAGGTCGGGACCCCGGTCTATGTCTATTCGCGGGCAACGCTTGAACGCCATGCGCGGGTCTTTCGCGAGGGGCTGAAAGATGCCGGCAAAATCCATCTCGCTTTCGCGGTGAAAGCAAACCCCAATCTGGCGGTTCTCAGAATATTGGCAAACCAGGGCTATGGTGCGGACGTGGTATCCGGCGGCGAATTGCAGCGTGCTCTGGCGGCCGGGATGAAGGCGGAAGACATTGTTTTTTCCGGTGTTGGCAAGAGCCGCGAGGAATTGACGCTCGGTCTCGACAAGGGAATTGGCCAGTTCAATCTGGAATCGGAAGAAGAAGGCGTGATGCTCGCAGAGATAGCGGCTGCCCGCGGTGAGAAGGCTTCGGCAACTCTTCGCGTCAATCCCGATGTAGATGCGGGAACGCATGCGAAAATTTCGACTGGCAAGAAGGAAAATAAATTTGGCGTCGGGATCGATGTCGCGCCTGCTATCTACGCGCGTTTGTCCAAGCTTAAAGGGCTGAACCTGCGTGGCGTTGCCGTGCACATCGGCAGTCAGCTCCAGAGCCTTGACCCGCTCGAAAAATGCTATGCCAGAATGGGTGAACTGGTGGCGCAGCTGCGGAGTGCAGGCCATGTCATCACCAATGTCGATTTGGGCGGCGGATTGGGTGTGCCGTATAAGCCGGAAGACAATCCGCCGAGCCCGGCGGAATATGGTGCCATGGTCGCGCGGGTAACTCGGGATTGGGATGTCACCCTGATGTTCGAACCCGGCCGGGTCATAGCCGGGAATAGCGGCGTCATGATCACCAAGGTCATCCGGATCAAGCCGGGCGTGAACAGCGATTTCGTGATTGTCGATGCGGCGATGAACGATCTTATGCGGCCCGCTATTTATGATGCCTGGCATGATTTCGAGGCGGTTGAACCGAACGGCGAGACGATGGTTGCTTCAATCGTCGGCCCGATCTGCGAAAGCAGCGACATTTTTGCCAAGGAACGGGTCGTCGATCGCGTCGAGACAGACGATCTGGGAATATTTCGCACCGCCGGCGCCTATGGGGCGACGATGGCGAATACTTATAACAGCCGTCCTCTGGTGCCCGAAGTGCTGGTTGATGGTGATCGATATGCAGTGGTCGCCGAACGAATCGAACCGGCGACTATCATGGCTGCGGAACATGTGCCCGACTGGCTGAAATAA
- the lptM gene encoding LPS translocon maturation chaperone LptM yields the protein MNKIHSILLLTGATLVLAACGNRGALQPAKGEALPPPVYGEMKTPSGEDLLVPSSQAMPERSDELLRRSETRQDDEFDLPPPG from the coding sequence ATGAACAAAATCCATTCTATCCTGCTGTTGACCGGTGCGACCCTTGTTCTGGCAGCGTGCGGCAATCGTGGTGCATTGCAACCGGCCAAAGGCGAGGCGCTACCACCCCCTGTCTATGGTGAAATGAAAACGCCCAGCGGCGAAGACCTGCTGGTGCCGTCGAGCCAGGCCATGCCGGAGCGCAGCGATGAACTGCTGCGCCGGTCGGAAACGCGGCAGGATGACGAATTCGATCTGCCGCCGCCCGGCTGA